In one Procambarus clarkii isolate CNS0578487 chromosome 87, FALCON_Pclarkii_2.0, whole genome shotgun sequence genomic region, the following are encoded:
- the LOC123746947 gene encoding uncharacterized protein, which produces MLWPVHSVTALALFTCASWADLNGAGHLGFHQSLTSIHDDVTKRQPIAVRSARGARYRFGGNVASGSLSKGKDSAGHKGLPKVTTQFYNVTEVTTRVNGATEVIDPLSDTTQVSPQADDVTEVSSQADDFTEISPQADDFTEISPQADDFTEVSPQADDFTEVSSQADDFTEISPQADDFTEISPQADDFTEVSPQADDFTEVSPQADDFTEVSPQADDFTKISPQADDFTKISPQADDFTEISPQADDFTEISPQADDFTEISPQADDFTEVSPQADDFTEVSSQADDFTEISPQADDFTEISPQADDFTEVSLQADDFTEVRTMPIDVTEVTINFDAVMETTGQLNDVTLSSISSIEETSLNTGETSTSRPTLTKDVTEDNIQSHNADHIRQINDIEDVSNGLDDVSAVTNEHDDVIDVTRVHDVTAINTHRNDITETRSQHGGANEVDAHPNDIEASDITRSNIGEFVYIRESEGQASAGTLTQASDVLDSGLHSGPLTHSTAHPGNWKQSSATEVVARGNGTTEVVARGNGTTEEVAGGHGRTEVVARDNGTTEEVGGGHGTTEEVAGGHGTTEEVAGGHGRTEVVARDNGTTEEVGGGHGTTEEVAGGHGTTEEVGGGHGTTEEVAGGHGTGEVVARGNGTRKVSTAGEATEERVPAGGETREGVRASKTSIRIKDTAGRGRKTADRALKTTPKGPSTERPTSTVITTLTTGTAADDDTTEAATDDDTTEAATDDDTTEAATDDDTTEAATDDDTTEAATDDDTTEAGITLDEHGFVVSLWEEEKVDQEDDLRIYEAVVTSMAQWELHKLSKMNRKRVRRDEEVVCYPDLGCFRDEGPFDYLDMLPSPPEEINTRFLLYTRERGEREKVIKPHNISTIVNSHFNISRPTKLLIHGFGSSCNSVWIREMRVALLTMMDVNIICVNWQKGAEVPNYVRAASNTRLVGRQVALLLETMIANLNTTLDDFHLIGFSLGAHVSGHAGARLKNLSRISGLDPAGPLFESYSPSVRLDYTDARFVDVIHTNADSLLMGGLGAFEPMGHVDFYPNGGRMQKGCANLFVGGVSDILWPTEGDGRYLCNHRRGYKYYLNSVAPICTFPAFVCRDYETFLKGDCFPCESCGNMGYFSDKAEGRGQLYLVTRDTEPFCANQYKVAVHHSGGPPADPVTTYGRLDITFIAADGINETLQISQSEDTVMEAGLTTVRILVPHPAITDIHAIQLRYTAYHGWIYSGFNRWAIDKISLMDSFGKMLSFCHRGTTLISGKAMHLTLLPGDCQVRDAPSLLPVGPLHLPHPHIQETENEVHEVSSLQLGVTAHKEPPHNASLPHRPFNLTHHVPPPTLSPTDPHDSVITPHQPPTFVSNSQVSSNRKEVPHGFYNASRLRPPHAIMPNKLPSNLPGKIPIKAPPSRYGAGGSVGTSPVAAAAGTRPGDVAMSSEEPVSVIPAPDLAHLPSPHNFSQGLGVYKHGSGQVPSTPGSAHTPGTVQTPVSVQTTISVYTPVYLHSTTPVPVSGDLNHTQNHSVVMTGARPIIEDSLTVPTSPAIALLPPDPLIVSAITLPNRNSINKTFSMQVTIVSPNITLHSNISSLASNIKTLDRDDNQADSLLGSTRSPVTPKGSTQLPLSTLVMPDSQHRQPGFSSPLPAAAGTTTTRPQWSSITRFSGDHNTDRVDNLHPALLVRSPGSHIHNPLPVAAQISQAKTEFNKDVPAALNTNSLIDGEVPERERARALELDPEPINAINPPSVSPDCSSSSCSSHNDKERHTSVSSTPYVSVPTRASSLAPQQTHFQRQPSPETLSRVDTPPRPHLGYASTHVEDSQFTETETVFASASNSQLRFPSPPEDQPRPLIHDGPARAPVTFAHLPASFLDNPLRPPPLRQPPDTIIGRGRAPQPTLDAHSQDPWMFRHSQHRHQESHMDHHIEKMQVYEEQPSQEQYKTTPQLQYQQQHRHSQQQQHGSQQYYPRHHHHHSQQQHNHADHQSHHTRSQQVQQLSEHSLSPSNMTQMNLEAAPERPARPVPAPAPFYVQLLPPSFSHLPHLETFSLPRESRKASEAANRKRGVSVGGRASRGRSLSLPAPGGRAAVFTPLVLQVQDDHRGRYIPLRHIPDASLPT; this is translated from the exons CATTGGCTCTGTTTACGTGCGCCTCTTGGGCAGACCTGAACGGGGCGGGGCACCTCGGCTTCCACCAATCACTGACTTCCATCCACGATGACGTTACCAAGAGACAGCCAATTGCCGTACGATCCGCGCGCGGCGCCCGCTACAGATTTGGCGGGAATGTGGCCTCTGGAAGCTTGTCCAAAGGCAAGGACAGTGCAGGTCACAAGGGCCTCCCTAAGGTCACTACCCAGTTTTATAACGTCACGGAGGTCACTACCCGGGTTAATGGTGCCACGGAGGTCATTGACCCGCTTAGTGACACTACACAAGTCAGTCCCCAAGCAGATGACGTCACGGAAGTCAGTTCCCAAGCAGATGACTTCACGGAGATCAGTCCCCAAGCAGATGACTTCACGGAGATCAGTCCCCAAGCAGATGACTTCACGGAAGTCAGTCCCCAAGCAGATGACTTCACGGAAGTCAGTTCCCAAGCAGATGACTTCACGGAGATCAGTCCCCAAGCAGATGACTTCACGGAGATCAGTCCCCAAGCAGATGATTTCACGGAAGTCAGTCCCCAAGCAGATGACTTCACGGAAGTCAGTCCCCAAGCAGATGACTTCACGGAAGTCAGTCCCCAAGCAGATGACTTCACGAAGATCAGTCCCCAAGCAGATGACTTCACGAAGATCAGTCCCCAAGCAGATGACTTCACGGAGATCAGTCCCCAAGCAGATGACTTCACGGAGATCAGTCCCCAAGCAGATGACTTCACGGAGATCAGTCCCCAAGCAGATGACTTCACGGAAGTCAGTCCCCAAGCAGATGACTTCACGGAAGTCAGTTCCCAAGCAGATGACTTCACGGAGATCAGTCCCCAAGCAGATGACTTCACGGAGATCAGTCCCCAAGCAGATGATTTCACGGAAGTCAGTCTCCAAGCAGATGACTTCACGGAAGTCAGAACTATGCCGATTgacgtcactgaagtcaccatcaATTTTGATGCGGTCATGGAAACTACTGGCCAGCTCAATGACGTTACGTTAAGTAGCATCTCGTCTATTGAAGAGACATCACTCAATACCGGAGAGACATCAACTAGTAGGCCTACCTTGACCAAAGATGTCACGGAAGATAATATTCAATCTCATAACGCCGATCACATcagacaaattaatgacatcgaagatGTCAGTAATGGCCTTGATGACGTCAGCGCCGTCACCAACGAACACGATGACGTCATCGACGTCacccgtgttcatgacgtcaccgccATCAACACCCACCGTAATGACATCACGGAAACAAGATCTCAACATGGAGGTGCCAATGAAGTCGATGCCCATCCTAATGACATCGAAGCCAGTGACATCACAAGATCCAATATTGGCGAATTTGTGTACATCAGAGAGTCCGAGGGTCAGGCCTCTGCAGGCACTCTGACGCAGGCGAGTGACGTGTTGGACTCTGGCCTGCACTCTGGCCCTCTCACGCACTCCACCGCTCACCCGGGCAACTGGAAGCAAAGTTCGGCAACAGAGGTGGTGGCAAGGGGTAACGGGACAACAGAGGTGGTGGCAAGGGGTAACGGGACAACAGAGGAGGTGGCAGGAGGTCACGGGAGAACAGAGGTGGTGGCAAGGGATAACGGGACAACAGAGGAGGTGGGAGGGGGTCACGGGACAACAGAGGAGGTGGCAGGGGGTCACGGGACAACAGAGGAGGTGGCAGGAGGTCACGGGAGAACAGAGGTGGTGGCAAGGGATAACGGGACAACAGAGGAGGTGGGAGGGGGTCACGGGACAACAGAGGAGGTGGCAGGGGGTCACGGGACAACAGAGGAGGTGGGAGGGGGTCACGGGACAACAGAGGAGGTGGCAGGGGGTCACgggacaggggaggtggtggcaaGGGGTAACGGGACAAGGAAAGTGTCAACAGCGGGTGAAGCAACAGAAGAGAGGGTGCCGGCGGGCGGTGAGACAAGAGAGGGCGTCAGAGCGAGTAAGACATCAATAAGGATAAAAGACACTGCTGGCAGAGGCAGGAAGACAGCAGACAGAGCGCTCAAGACGACACCAAAGGGTCCTTCAACGGAGAGGCCAACCAGCACAGTGATAACGACGCTTACAACGGGGACAGCAGCAGACGACGACACAACGGAGGCAGCaacagacgacgacacaacgGAGGCGGCaacagacgacgacacaacgGAGGCGGCaacagacgacgacacaacgGAGGCAGCaacagacgacgacacaacgGAGGCAGCaacagacgacgacacaacgGAGGCAGGCATTACCCTGGACGAGCACGGATTCGTGGTGTCGCTGtgggaggaggagaaggtggaTCAGGAGGACGATCTCAGGATCTACGAGGCGGTCGTCACCAGCATGGCGCAGTGGGAACTACACAAGCTGAGCAAGATGAACAG GAAGCGTGTGAGGCGAGACGAGGAGGTGGTGTGTTACCCGGACCTCGGCTGCTTCAGGGATGAGGGCCCCTTCGACTACCTCGACATGCTTCCCTCTCCACCTGAGGAG ATCAACACCAGGTTCCTGCTGTACACCCGGGAGAGAGGCGAGAGGGAGAAGGTGATCAAGCCCCACAACATCTCTACCATCGTCAACTCTCACTTCAACATCTCTCGTCCGACCAAGCTCCTCATCCACGGCTTCGGTTCATCCTGCAACAGTGTGTGGATACGAGAGATGCGGGTGGCTCTTCTCACCATG ATGGACGTCAACATCATCTGCGTCAACTGGCAGAAGGGCGCCGAGGTCCCCAACTACGTGAGGGCCGCCAGCAACACCCGCCTCGTTGGTCGTCAG GTGGCGCTGCTGCTGGAGACGATGATCGCCAACCTCAACACCACCCTCGACGACTTCCACCTCATCGGCTTCTCGCTGGGCGCCCACGTGTCCGGCCACGCTGGCGCCAGGCTCAAGAACCTCTCCAGGATATCTG GTCTGGACCCGGCTGGACCGCTGTTCGAATCGTACTCGCCGTCTGTGCGTCTCGACTACACTGATGCACGCTTCGTTGACGTCATCCATACCAACGCTGACTCCCTCCTGATGGGAGGTCTTGGAGCCTTCGAGCCCATGGGACACGTTGACTTCTACCCTAATGGTGGGAGGATGCAGAAGGGCTGCGCTAACCTCTTTGTGGGTGGGGTCTCGGACATCTTGTGGC CCACCGAGGGCGACGGCCGCTACCTGTGTAACCACCGACGAGGCTACAAGTATTACCTCAACTCAGTAGCACCCATCTGCACCTTCCCGGCCTTCGTCTGTCGAGACTATGAGACCTTCCTCAAGGGCGACTGCTTTCCCTGCGAGTCGTGTGGCAACATGGGCTACTTCTCCGACAAGGCTGAGGGACGTGGTCAGCTCTACCTGGTCACCAGAGACACCGAGCCCTTCTGTG CTAACCAGTATAAGGTGGCGGTGCACCACTCCGGGGGCCCGCCCGCCGACCCCGTCACCACCTACGGCCGCCTCGACATTACCTTCATCGCTGCCGATGGTATCAACGAGACTCTACAGATTAGTCA GAGTGAGGACACGGTGATGGAGGCAGGACTGACCACAGTGAGGATCCTGGTGCCTCACCCAGCCATCACTGACATCCACGCCATCCAGCTCCGCTACACCGCCTACCACGGCTGGATATACTCCGGGTTCAACCGCTGGGCCATTGACAAGATTTCTCTGATGGATAGTTTCGGCAAGAT GCTGTCGTTCTGCCACCGGGGAACTACACTGATCTCAGGCAAGGCCATGCACCTCACCCTGCTGCCCGGCGATTGTCAGGTGCGGGacgctccctccctcctgcccgtcggccccctacacctcccccacccgcACATCCAG GAGACCGAGAATGAGGTGCATGAGGTGTCTTCACTTCAGCTGGGTGTGACAGCTCATAAAGAGCCTCCTCACAATGCCTCTCTACCTCACAGACCCTTCAACCTCACCCACCAcgtcccaccacccacactctcgCCCACTGATCCCCACGACTCCGTAATAACGCCACATCAACCACCTACATTTGTCTCCAACTCTCAAGTTTCTTCAAACCGTAAAGAAGTTCCTCATGGATTCTACAATGCCTCGAGGCTGAGGCCGCCTCACGCCATCATGCCCAACAAACTTCCCAGCAATTTACCTGGCAAGATACCCATCAAAGCACCCCCCTCAAGGTATGGTGCTGGTGGAAGTGTGGGGACTTctccagtagcagcagcagcaggtacaagACCTGGTGATGTGGCCATGAGCAGTGAGGAGCCGGTGAGTGTCATCCCTGCACCAGACCTGGCTCACCTCCCTTCACCGCATAACTTTTCACAGGGACTTGGTGTGTATAAACATGGAAGTGGACAAGTGCCCAGTACTCCAGGCAGCGCTCATACACCTGGAACTGTACAAACCCCAGTTAGTGTACAAACTACAATTAGTGTATATACACCTGTTTATTTACATAGCACTACACCTGTACCAGTCTCCGGTGACCTTAATCATACACAAAATCACTCTGTGGTTATGACTGGTGCTCGACCAATAATTGAGGACAGCTTGACAGTGCCCACGTCACCTGCTATTGCTCTTTTACCCCCTGACCCTCTAATAGTTAGTGCCATCACCCTACCTAATAGAAATAGCATAAATAAAACCTTTTCCATGCAGGTAACTATTGTTTCACCCAACATCACCCTACATTCAAACATCAGTAGTTTGGCCAGTAACATCAAGACACTGGACAGAGATGACAACCAAGCTGACTCTCTGTTGGGGAGTACCAGGAGCCCAGTCACTCCTAAGGGATCAACTCAGCTACCACTTTCAACTCTTGTCATGCCAGACTCTCAACATCGTCAACCTGGTTTTAGCAGTCCACTTCCAGCTGCTGCTGGGACCACCACTACTAGACCACAGTGGTCCAGTATTACTAGATTTTCTGGTGACCATAACACTGATCGTGTTGACAATCTTCACCCTGCACTCTTGGTAAGGTCACCAGGGTCCCACATTCATAATCCATTACCAGTTGCAGCACAGATATCGCAAGCTAAAACAGAATTCAATAAGGACGTTCCTGCAGCCTTGAACACCAACAGCCTGATAGATGGAGAAGTCCCCGAGCGGGAACGTGCCCGTGCTCTTGAACTTGACCCTGAGCCCATCAACGCCATTAATCCTCCCAGTGTGTCACCTGATTGTTCTAGCTCTTCTTGCTCCAGCCACAATGACAAAGAGCGACACACTTCAGTGTCCTCCACACCATACGTCAGTGTTCCAACGCGTGCAAGTAGCTTGGCTCCTCAACAAACACATTTCCAGCGGCAACCTTCCCCAGAAACGTTATCCCGGGTTGACACCCCTCCGAGGCCTCACCTTGGCTATGCAAGCACCCATGTGGAGGATTCTCAGTTCACTGAAACAGAAACTGTATTTGCATCTGCCAGTAACTCTCAGCTGAGATTCCCATCCCCTCCTGAAGACCAGCCCAGACCCCTCATTCATGATGGCCCAGCGAGGGCACCGGTAACTTTTGCCCATTTACCTGCCTCTTTTCTTGACAACCCATTACGTCCACCCCCATTACGTCAGCCACCAGATACCATCATTGGTCGTGGAAGAGCACCTCAACCCACCCTTGATGCACACAGCCAGGATCCTTGgatgttcagacactcacaacacCGCCACCAGGAGTCTCACATGGACCACCACATAGAAAAAATGCAAGTCTATGAAGAGCAGCCATCTCAAGAACAATACAAGACAACGCCTCAGttacagtaccagcagcagcatcgTCACTCCCAACAACAGCAACACGGCTCACAGCAGTATTACCCtcgacaccatcaccatcactcacagcagcagcataaTCATGCTGATCACCAGAGTCATCACACAAGATCGCAACAAGTTCAGCAACTCTCAGAACATTCTTTATCCCCGAGCAATATGACACAAATGAACTTGGAGGCGGCTCCTGAGAGACCTGCCCGACCTGTCCCAGCTCCCGCGCCTTTCTATGTCCAGCTTCTTCCTCCAAGTTTTAGTCACTTGCCCCACCTAGAGACGTTTTCACTGCCCCGAGAGTCCAGGAAGGCATCAGAAGCCGCTAATAGGAAGCGAGGTGTAAGTGTGGGCGGTCGAGCTAGCAGAGGCCGGAGCCTGTCATTGCCTGCACCAGGGGGCCGGGCGGCCGTGTTCACCCCGCTGGTGCTGCAGGTGCAGGATGACCACCGAGGCAGATACATTCCCCTCAGACACATCCCAGATGCTTCTCTCCCTAcctaa